Proteins encoded in a region of the Streptomyces sp. NBC_00513 genome:
- a CDS encoding MazG-like family protein, which yields MDDVWKTIDELARSFTRRDDEREVPTEHQWTLQVLKIGEEFGEAAQAVIGVHGTNPRKGISHSWDDVQAEVADTAITALVTLARMRPHDAAEFFAGFLADKSSRFLVPAPPSPDQVEGAELRFVERTTRSDETGDGLHHE from the coding sequence ATGGACGACGTGTGGAAGACCATCGACGAGCTCGCGCGAAGCTTCACGCGACGGGATGACGAACGGGAGGTACCGACCGAGCACCAGTGGACTCTCCAGGTCCTCAAGATCGGAGAGGAGTTCGGGGAGGCCGCCCAGGCCGTGATCGGTGTGCACGGCACCAACCCGCGCAAGGGCATCTCGCACTCCTGGGACGACGTGCAGGCGGAGGTGGCGGATACGGCGATCACCGCGCTCGTCACACTGGCCCGGATGCGGCCCCACGACGCCGCGGAATTCTTCGCCGGCTTTCTGGCCGACAAATCGAGCAGGTTCCTCGTCCCGGCACCACCGTCCCCGGACCAGGTCGAGGGCGCGGAGCTGCGGTTCGTTGAGAGAACGACTCGGTCGGATGAGACCGGTGATGGGCTCCACCACGAGTGA